Proteins from one Chelonia mydas isolate rCheMyd1 chromosome 14, rCheMyd1.pri.v2, whole genome shotgun sequence genomic window:
- the LOC114021533 gene encoding zinc finger protein 436 isoform X1, with product MEEPYKMSLTRSKGNVSESPEQEKTPRSPGESEAQQQNTPEESKSAHSGRGVRKRKGTIVRRRTFMGERPNICIECGKSFLQSSDLINHRRIHTGEKPYKCIDCGKSFSVSSNLIRHQRTHTGEKPYNCPDCGKNFTDKSTLTQHQRVHTGEKPYKCIDCGKSFSRSSHHKRHLRSPPGKRQGKCTHRESTTVGKVKETKASKKRTSTIEIPNTCAECWQSFSQNSDLVKHMRIHTGEKPYECPDCGKRFNVSSNLIRHQRIHTGEKPYTCSDCGKSFTDKSTLTQHHRIHTGEKPYICTYCGKSFSHSSHHKRHEKIHKGRNSVSFLPLWPYPTQTF from the coding sequence ATGGAGGAACCATACAAGATGTCTCTGACAAGATCCAAAGGCAATGTTTCTGAGAGCCCTGAGCAGGAAAAAACCCCTAGGAGTCCAGGCGAATCAGAAGCACAGCAGCAAAACACTCCAGAGGAAAGTAAATCTGCTCACAGTGGGCGAGGTGTGAGGAAACGCAAAGGTACCATCGTCCGTCGGAGAACATTCATGGGGGAGAGGCCCAACATCTGCattgagtgcgggaaaagcttcctTCAGAGCTCAGACCTTATTAACCATCGGCGAATCCACACGggggagaaaccctataaatgcattgactgcgggaagagcttcagtgTCAGCTCAAACCTTATCCGacaccagagaacccacacgggagagaaaccctataactgccctgactgtgggaaaaacttcacgGACAAGTCGACCCTGACCCAGCACCAGCGCGTCCACACGGGTGAGAAGCCCTATAAATGcattgactgtgggaaaagcttcagccgCAGCTCCCACCACAAGAGGCATCTGAGGAGTCctccagggaagaggcagggtaaaTGCACTCACCGGGAAAGCACTACTGTTGGGAAGGTCAAAGAAACCAAAGCGTCAAAGAAGAGAACCTCAACCATTGAGATCCCCAACACGTGCGCTGAATGCTGGCAAAGCTTCAGCCAGAACTCGGACCTGGTCAAACACatgaggatccacacaggagagaaaccctacgaGTGTCCCGACTGTGGAAAAAGATTCAATGTCAGCTCAAACCTGATCAGACACCAGaggatccacacgggagagaagcCCTACACGTGCTCTGACTGCGGTAAAAGCTTCACTGACAAATCTACCCTGACCCAGCATCACcggatccacacgggagagaaaccctacatATGCACTTACTGCGGGAAAAGCTTTAGTCACAGCTCCCACCACAAAAGACATGAGAAAATCCACAAGGGAAGGAACTCGGTGTCCTTCCTGCCATTGTGGCCCTACCCCACTCAAACGTTCTAA
- the LOC114021533 gene encoding zinc finger protein 501 isoform X2 — MSPRKSKRNVSQSPEQDKPCESQCRPEEPDPMKKRPVKLIQGIKKRKDFVVHQGTQTEESPNICIECGKSFTQNSSLINHRRTHTDEKPYKCPDCGKCFGVSSSLSRHQRIHTGEKPYACPDCGKSFSDKSNLTQHQRVHTGEKPYKCIDCGKSFSRSSHKKKHLRHLMGKRPGKCSSPQQREGAMGKAKARRKVEVLNTCTECWQSFSQNADLIKHMRIHTGEKPFKCTDCGKSFSVSSNLFRHQRIHTGEKPYTCSDCGKSFTDKSTLTQHQRIHTGEKPYICTFCGKGFSHSSHHKRHEKIHKGENPLLTFPTQTF; from the coding sequence ATGTCACCCAGGAAATCCAAGAGGAATGTGAGCCAGAGCCCTGAGCAGGACAAACCCTGTGAGAGCCAGTGCAGGCCAGAGGAGCCAGATCCCATGAAGAAGAGACCAGTGAAACTCATCCAAGGAATTAAGAAGCGAAAGGACTTTGTGGTGCACCAGGGAACCCAGACAGAGGAGAGCCCCAATATCTGCatcgagtgtgggaaaagctttaccCAGAACTCCAGCCTCATCAACCACCGTAGAACCCACACGGATGAGAAGCCCTACAAATGCCCTGACTGTGGGAAATGCTTCGGCGTCAGCTCCAGCCTCAGCAggcaccagcgcatccacacagGTGAGAAGCCCTATGCCTGCCCTgactgcgggaagagcttcagcgACAAGTCCAACCTAACCCAGCACCAGCGTGTCCACACGGGTGAGAAGCCCTACAAGTGTATTgactgcgggaagagcttcagccgCAGCTCCCACAAGAAGAAGCACCTGCGGCACCTGATGGGCAAGAGGCCAGGCAAGTGTTCATCACCGCAGCAGCGTGAGGGTGCCATGGGGAAGGCCAAGGCCAGGAGGAAGGTGGAGGTGCTGAACACGTGCACCGAGTGCTGGCAGAGCTTCAGCCAGAATGCCGATCTCATCAAGCACATGAGGATCCACACGGGCGAGAAGCCCTTCAAATGTACTgactgcgggaagagcttcagtgTCAGCTCCAACCTCTTCCggcaccagcgcatccacaccggggagaaaccctacacatgctctgactgtgggaaaagcttcactgacAAGTCCACCCTGACCcagcaccagcgcatccacacggGCGAGAAGCCCTACATCTGCACCTTCTGTGGGAAGGGCTTCAGCCACAGCTCCCACCACAAGAGACACGAGAAAATCCACAAGGGCGAGAACCCGCTACTGACCTTCCCCACCCAGACATTCTGA